One genomic segment of Anguilla anguilla isolate fAngAng1 chromosome 2, fAngAng1.pri, whole genome shotgun sequence includes these proteins:
- the LOC118221829 gene encoding interferon-induced protein with tetratricopeptide repeats 5-like: MQFLLEEARVDLAKAEKQIRKQHGDNCEKHLIVTYGNFAWVYYHKGEHEKSQTYLDKLEGIKKKFPTKSPSALHPETYGEKGNAFMKFFHQYNEKAKECFEKAVELEPEEIEWNKSYAVALYRTESNLTSFEESPASRQLRRVLELDPNNAHMMVLLGQTHNDYKEYQKAEELMERAMKLDPDKPYVIQHVAKFYRKIGKVEESIALLKRALEITPDSSFLHYQLALSYRGKTANNREETEDLSGLRIQHLEQAISLKPSFVWARVELGCVYAEIRDNRKAEEMFKKAIEAANDSNEYHQIAYLKYANFLLYKERSVPMAVVYYKKGLQLENDTFDWNVCARTLEKIANDKISRNPIDGEAFGILGYVNQMRGDTRQAIECYEMAILYDPGNEEYLTALCDLRRSLQ, from the coding sequence ATGCAATTTCTCCTTGAGGAAGCACGAGTAGACTTGGCAAAGGCTGAAAAGCAGATCAGAAAGCAGCATGGTGACAATTGTGAGAAGCATCTCATTGTCACCTATGGCAATTTTGCATGGGTGTATTATCACAAGGGTGAGCATGAAAAATCCCAGACCTACCTGGACAAGCTGGAGGGGATTAAGAAGAAGTTTCCTACAAAATCCCCTTCTGCTCTCCATCCTGAAACCTATGGGGAGAAAGGCAACGCATTCATGAAATTCTTTCACCAATACAATGAGAAAGCAAAAGAGTGCTTTGAGAAGGCAGTGGAGTTGGAGCCAGAAGAGATAGAATGGAATAAGAGCTATGCTGTTGCTCTGTACCGCACTGAGTCCAATCTCACAAGCTTTGAAGAGTCCCCAGCAAGCAGGCAGTTGAGGCGGGTTTTAGAGCTTGATCCAAACAATGCTCACATGATGGTTCTGCTGGGTCAGACACACAATGACTATAAAGAGTATCAGAAAGCAGAGGAGCTGATGGAAAGGGCCATGAAGTTGGATCCCGACAAACCCTACGTGATCCAGCATGTGGCAAAGTTCTATCGGAAAATCGGCAAAGTGGAGGAGTCCATAGCTCTTCTGAAAAGAGCACTGGAAATTACTCCTGATTCATCCTTTTTGCACTATCAACTTGCTCTCAGCTATCGTGGGAAAACTGCAAACAACAGAGAAGAGACTGAAGATCTGTCAGGGCTGAGAATCCAACACCTAGAGCAAGCAATCTCCCTGAAACCATCCTTTGTTTGGGCAAGGGTGGAATTAGGATGCGTCTATGCGGAAATAAGAGACAACAGGAAAGCAGAGgagatgtttaaaaaagcaattgaaGCTGCTAATGATTCAAACGAGTACCATCAGATAGCCTATTTAAAGTATGCAAATTTCCTGCTCTACAAGGAAAGATCAGTGCCTATGGCTGTGGTGTACTACAAGAAAGGACTCCAATTAGAGAATGATACATTCGACTGGAATGTGTGTGCAAGAACACTTGAAAAGATAGCAAATGATAAAATCTCCAGAAACCCCATTGATGGCGAAGCCTTTGGGATTCTGGGTTACGTTAATCAAATGAGAGGTGACACACGCCAGGCCATTGAGTGCTATGAGATGGCTATTCTGTATGACCCTGGCAATGAGGAGTACctcactgctctgtgtgatCTCCGCCGGTCTCTGCAATGA